In one Leptospira fletcheri genomic region, the following are encoded:
- a CDS encoding FG-GAP-like repeat-containing protein, whose product MFLVLFALSPSVTISNIANHSILQTGFLVGQIRPGIVSVSVSLDGGPYTNAAINGLNWRYQLPAQAITGTHWNIGSKHKISVTAMDGVGNRSTPQVLNVVKGTNHDTDGDGFPDVILSDVLTNSVQGYGLVFLAHGSTGIPSSSPDSILTDGLVGSSYFGDRIGAGDFNGDGYADIVIGSQAAPGYTTFGHVYIFHSSGQGGIASQNLNSGGSYNSFIKGHTTGNRLGSFVMGGDVNNDGYDDAILTSPWSGGLGYIFYSQGTAGVPSKDLSTGAIADITYNFGNNDDFGFQSAIGDINADGYTDLVVSAPTYNAQQGRLYIFISNSGTIPGAPQQFLVGPTSPAPGCASGTGCSLGAGPFVLADFNGDSCADLAVGGSSFNTNQGIVFVFHSNCGSVTPYSAAPNATFIGPALATCNGGTNCSFGVTVSTGDTNGDGYFDLLIGSHLASAGYGNVYLFQNSGAAGFSNVDLSSGGTATSVLTGPSAGLNFGIFTSLQDITGDGMSDVLVSATGGTGQVYYFKSAGTSGPGNQNLSAGGVATSVLSVPFGQSFGNSIARNQSDQDEMIGLSVSNLEIGLGSNFTSIK is encoded by the coding sequence TTGTTCTTGGTTCTTTTCGCATTGAGTCCTTCGGTTACTATCTCCAATATCGCGAATCATTCCATTCTCCAGACGGGTTTTCTTGTAGGTCAGATTCGTCCGGGAATTGTCTCCGTGTCCGTATCCTTGGACGGCGGTCCGTATACGAATGCGGCGATCAACGGCCTGAATTGGAGGTACCAACTTCCGGCCCAAGCAATTACGGGAACCCATTGGAATATAGGAAGTAAACACAAGATTTCCGTGACAGCGATGGACGGAGTCGGAAATCGTTCGACTCCGCAAGTTTTGAATGTCGTAAAAGGAACGAATCATGACACGGACGGTGACGGATTTCCGGATGTGATTCTCAGCGATGTTCTCACTAACTCCGTACAGGGTTACGGTTTGGTTTTTTTGGCACATGGAAGCACGGGAATTCCCTCCAGCTCTCCCGATTCGATTTTGACGGACGGTCTTGTCGGCAGTTCTTATTTCGGAGATAGAATTGGAGCCGGCGATTTTAATGGGGATGGTTATGCGGATATAGTCATCGGAAGCCAGGCAGCTCCCGGATATACCACATTCGGTCACGTTTATATTTTTCATAGTTCCGGGCAGGGCGGTATTGCCAGTCAGAATCTAAATTCTGGAGGTTCCTATAACAGTTTCATAAAAGGTCATACGACAGGGAACAGATTGGGTTCCTTTGTGATGGGCGGAGACGTCAATAATGACGGATACGACGATGCGATCTTGACCAGTCCTTGGTCAGGCGGTCTAGGATATATTTTTTACAGCCAAGGAACTGCCGGCGTTCCTTCGAAAGATCTATCTACCGGAGCCATTGCCGATATCACTTATAATTTCGGAAATAACGACGATTTCGGTTTTCAATCCGCGATAGGAGATATTAACGCCGATGGTTATACGGATCTTGTCGTTTCTGCTCCTACCTATAATGCACAGCAAGGGAGACTTTATATTTTTATCTCCAATTCGGGAACGATCCCAGGGGCTCCGCAGCAATTTCTGGTCGGTCCTACTTCTCCTGCACCGGGCTGCGCTTCCGGTACGGGCTGTTCCCTCGGAGCCGGACCGTTCGTCCTCGCGGATTTTAACGGAGATTCTTGTGCCGATCTTGCGGTAGGAGGATCTTCATTTAATACGAATCAGGGCATCGTTTTCGTTTTTCATTCGAATTGCGGATCCGTGACCCCTTATTCCGCCGCACCGAATGCCACTTTTATCGGGCCTGCGCTCGCCACTTGCAACGGAGGTACGAATTGTTCGTTCGGCGTCACCGTTTCTACGGGAGATACGAACGGCGACGGCTATTTCGATTTGCTCATAGGATCCCATCTCGCATCCGCCGGTTATGGAAATGTTTATCTGTTCCAGAATTCAGGCGCGGCGGGATTTTCCAATGTGGACTTAAGCTCCGGGGGAACGGCGACTTCGGTTCTGACCGGACCGTCGGCAGGTTTGAATTTCGGAATTTTTACTTCCCTCCAAGACATTACCGGAGACGGAATGTCCGACGTCCTAGTGAGCGCGACCGGAGGTACCGGACAAGTATATTATTTTAAAAGTGCGGGAACGTCCGGACCGGGAAACCAAAATTTGAGTGCAGGAGGAGTCGCTACTTCCGTATTGTCGGTTCCGTTCGGGCAGAGCTTTGGGAATTCCATCGCCCGAAATCAATCCGATCAAGATGAAATGATCGGATTATCGGTTTCGAATCTAGAGATCGGGCTCGGATCGAATTTTACCTCCATAAAATGA
- a CDS encoding prohibitin family protein — protein MQTKQFLSGSGIKKIGYLFLFVAAFISYGCFTNIRPGEAGLRWHPLTSGLQKDLLTNSLYFYAPWNDIYLYPTQWTSYKEKVDVLTRDDLTINVVAAVILRPVAAEIYNLQIEIGPDYYEKVVRPQFRTSVRNALSAYSMIRISKETPKVSQDIRQALGEKLRGKHIEIDDVIIDDIEYSRPILTAIEGKLTKEQEQEQMKFEINIAKKDAEITIIHAEAKAKATVIEAEGKAKAQKLIASQLTKQYLQLKAFENPNSKLMIVPSGKDSLPLILNTPQENSKSEE, from the coding sequence ATGCAAACCAAACAATTTCTTTCCGGCTCGGGAATCAAAAAGATAGGATACCTGTTTTTATTCGTCGCTGCATTTATTTCTTACGGTTGTTTTACGAATATCCGTCCTGGGGAAGCAGGACTCCGTTGGCATCCCCTAACCTCCGGACTGCAAAAGGATCTCCTGACAAATTCGCTGTATTTCTATGCTCCTTGGAACGACATCTATCTCTATCCGACTCAGTGGACCTCCTACAAAGAAAAAGTGGACGTACTGACTCGTGACGACCTGACGATTAATGTGGTAGCCGCGGTCATTCTCAGGCCTGTAGCCGCGGAAATCTATAACCTTCAGATAGAGATAGGACCGGATTATTACGAAAAAGTGGTGCGCCCCCAATTTCGGACCTCCGTGCGTAACGCACTTTCGGCTTACAGTATGATCCGGATCTCCAAAGAGACTCCGAAGGTTTCCCAAGATATCCGCCAAGCCTTGGGAGAAAAACTTAGAGGAAAACATATCGAGATCGACGACGTGATCATAGACGATATCGAATACAGTCGCCCGATTCTCACCGCTATCGAAGGGAAGCTCACGAAGGAACAGGAACAGGAGCAGATGAAATTCGAGATCAATATCGCCAAAAAAGACGCAGAGATCACGATCATTCACGCGGAAGCCAAGGCAAAGGCGACGGTAATCGAAGCGGAAGGAAAGGCGAAAGCGCAAAAACTCATCGCTTCACAATTAACGAAACAGTATCTACAACTAAAGGCTTTCGAAAATCCGAACAGTAAATTGATGATCGTTCCTTCGGGCAAAGACAGTCTACCGTTGATCTTAAACACGCCCCAGGAAAACTCCAAATCGGAAGAGTAG
- a CDS encoding serine hydrolase domain-containing protein — translation MMDTRIRFLPTIFLSFSLAASFGCAEKKDANCKIRFAETPETVSLLQEALCRKSSVRTNALYAERNGKNVAEFYAGDFGPDNLQPLWSVSKFLLNTITGMAVLDGKVDLNSPVILYLPELKAQLPTNLTVRHLLFHGSGAEWKEGYEWNPFRSDVLAMLYGPGREDHALYVSKRRFDPGKSVKYSSGDSNLLSAVLSSVYRKEGGFPKVFFERMEIRSYVWETDEKGVPVGSSYAYLSPRDLAKIGKVYIKNGMYGSERIFPEDWIAKTSQPFVAEKSLAFPLSLLPIPSMGGHLYANRKRGSADDPLFEFLSRASVFGSGHWGQSLVIDPEKKLVLVRFGNDRLGRFWAPEFTQKLLQSLDLGSAKK, via the coding sequence ATGATGGATACGCGCATAAGATTCCTGCCGACAATATTCCTATCTTTCTCCCTTGCCGCTTCGTTCGGTTGCGCTGAAAAGAAGGATGCGAATTGCAAAATACGGTTCGCCGAGACTCCGGAAACCGTTTCACTTCTGCAGGAAGCTCTCTGTAGGAAAAGTTCCGTTCGAACGAACGCACTTTATGCGGAGCGAAACGGGAAAAATGTGGCCGAGTTTTACGCGGGGGATTTCGGGCCCGACAACTTGCAACCTCTTTGGTCCGTATCCAAATTCCTACTGAACACGATAACCGGGATGGCCGTCCTAGACGGAAAAGTGGACCTGAATTCTCCAGTGATTCTTTATCTTCCGGAATTGAAAGCGCAACTCCCGACGAACCTTACGGTGAGACATTTGTTGTTTCATGGCAGCGGCGCGGAATGGAAGGAAGGATACGAGTGGAATCCTTTCCGTTCGGACGTATTAGCCATGCTCTACGGCCCCGGAAGGGAGGATCATGCCCTCTATGTTTCAAAAAGACGTTTCGATCCGGGAAAATCCGTAAAATATTCCAGCGGAGATTCCAATTTGCTTTCCGCGGTTCTCTCTTCGGTATACCGCAAAGAAGGGGGTTTTCCGAAAGTCTTCTTTGAAAGAATGGAGATACGGTCTTACGTTTGGGAAACCGACGAGAAAGGAGTCCCAGTGGGGTCCTCTTACGCCTATCTTTCTCCTAGGGATTTGGCCAAGATCGGCAAAGTATATATAAAAAACGGAATGTACGGATCGGAAAGAATCTTTCCCGAAGATTGGATCGCGAAAACCTCGCAACCTTTCGTCGCGGAGAAGTCGTTAGCCTTCCCTCTTTCACTTTTGCCCATCCCTTCTATGGGAGGTCATCTGTATGCGAATCGGAAGCGCGGAAGTGCCGACGATCCTCTATTCGAATTTTTATCCCGAGCTTCCGTTTTCGGTTCGGGCCACTGGGGTCAATCCTTGGTCATCGATCCGGAAAAAAAATTGGTTCTCGTGAGATTCGGAAACGATCGCCTCGGCAGATTTTGGGCGCCGGAATTCACCCAGAAACTGCTGCAATCTCTGGATCTTGGAAGCGCTAAAAAATGA